The nucleotide window aaattaatatgacatGGATGgtccaaatataaaatataatacttattacaaaattacactataattttgttttcagaCAGCATGCACTAAGCATGCAatgaaagttataaaaaaaagtagattaACAAATGGACAGCTAAATCATTTGAATAATCCAGCaaaaattatgaatgaaattaacATAATGAAGGCTTTGAGACATGTAAggttctttataattaatttcgtcaaAAATACCTGGTTACAGATTATAGAAGTCTGCATTTACCActcaaaattttcattaaatgtaaatttatgctAATCTAGAAAGTCGTCACATGAATAAATGACTGAGCAtcattataacatatttcaaaTCTGTGTTATATTTAGACAAAAGAACTTTAACTACCATTAactttatagataatattttttatttttgtatagcttattaaagataaaaaattaatatttgtttacatccTTTGCACAAACCTACATActgtgttaaaaaaaactttcagcCATGTATAATATCTACAGAAGAGGTATTCGATTCTTGCGATGCAGTATACATTGTGCTGGAGTTAATGCAAGGGGGAGAACTGTTCGACAGAATCACAAAGCTTGGAAAGCTTCCGGAAAGGCTGACTAAATTTCTCTTCAGACAAATGGTTTTAGCTGTAAAGTATCTTCACTCTCAAGGAATCACACACAGAGaccttaaagtaaatattttgatatacttttttaataactcaaTGTTTCATAATGCTGTATAGCATTATAATACAAGTATGTTTACTAAGATTATTCtaaaacatgtttaatatatactatttattgttaCTTTCATAACAGCCTGAAAATGTGCTATTGGAGAGTAAGGAAGAAGAAACAATAGTGAAAATAACTGATTTTGGACTCAGCAAGTTTGTTGGCGAAGACAGCTTCATGAAGACTATGTGTGGGACACCTCTGTATTTAGCTCCAGAGGTACTTAGAGGCAATGGATTGAATTGTTATGGACCAGAAGTTGATGTTTGGAGCTTGGGTGTCATATTATTTGTGTGGTTAGTATAACAACATTAGCTATAAATTAGAACaattcaaagaaataatatcatttcTGAATGAACTTTTACATATAAAGttcgataattaaaatacattgtcCAATATTTCCAGCCTTGTGGGCTATTTGCCCTTCTCATCGGACTACAAGGAAATCTCACTTAGAGACCAAATACTTAGTGGAAAGTATCGTTTCTCACACTCCCACTGGCAACACGTCAGTTTGCAGGCCAAGCTGTTGATGAAGAAAATGCTAACAGTGAGGGTGGAAAGAAGAATCACCCTTGAACAAATACTCAATCATGCCTGGATGCAGGTTTgtgactatataaatatattcttacaatACACATTGgactattttgattttatcaaagtttacttaatttaaaaaataacacaacaggaaagaaataatatattaactatatttcaaATAGGCTCGTTGCAAATTACTCTTTTGTTTAACTCAATAATAATCGataaaattgttacattattcataaaattacaaaatataacaaaaactttCAAAAATACCTTTGTTATATGTAAAATCTTAATGCCTATTAACTGTTGCCCgtctctttaatatttttattaaacaaaaatccaGTATGACTTGCTACCCTTCATGAGATTTCTgaaattgtattgttatgtattgtaatatgcctacatacaaaattttaataataataaaaaaaataaacttgattgAACGAATGATCCAAAAATCTGTATCATAAacctttgtttaatttttttacaatttacaggatgtagatattataataagaacCGAGAGGTTGTTATCGCAAGAagcattaaaagaaaaagtttatcTGACACAATCATCAACTAACTCTgatgaagaaaatattaatatagacaaTGTCACTGTACTAAGACTAGTAGCAACTGGTAAAAGAGCACTGAGCGATAGTTACAATTCCTGCGAACCTATCCCAAAAAAACTGAGAGTTGATCATCATCCTCAAATTGATAATGTCAATGACACAAGTTCAACTAACAGCTGTTGCTCACATGATTAGACAATTATAATACCATTACCAGATgattatttctatttcaaaaaattttatattactttgtgCTAATTAATgtgaccatttttttttaaataatttatattttaatggttaATTTTAATGAGAGTATGTCTTCATTATTTTGTGATTGTTCTTATACAATTTGTGATGATACTACAATGTATGTTGTTGATTTTTGTTGTTGACTTGACAATTTAATATCTAAGAGTGTTATTGATCccttttattcttaaattttagtgttttaaaattctatgttaatatttaattcaatttaaaaactactttGTGATAACGTAATGTTTAATATagttaatgttatcaatattaattaaggtTATGGTGTATGACAAACTCTTACACCACTCCAACCCACCAAATGTGCCATGTTTTTTATCATGTTCGTTCTTATGATGTATAATGACAACAGGATTATtgttgtacaataaaaatagtcatgaaaaataaattatgtatttattttcaattccatactttacacaatatttacaaacaattatattattattaggaattttaaacaaacaattcaGTCTTGATTGATATTCTATACAGTTTAACTCGGcaaacaaaaattacatataattgacAAACTGGAGGTTACTAGAGGTACTTatgaatattctatataatgtTTCCTGAagtgaaaactatttaatatggAAGTTCTATAAGGCAAGGTTGTTAAACTGTATGAATATATCTACAACAGATTATTCCAAATACTTAAGTAGCTTTCCATTCAAaattgcatttataaataattatcataaattaaattacttattaaatgaacaaaataaatcggaataaataaaacaaaactttgtaTCTATTTCTTGTGTAACAAGAGCTTGaggtaatttaaatacaatttcccCTACTATTACTACTATATTTTCTTTGCTCctttaattgaagataaatattaaGACATAATAACGGGCATTAGGCttattttggtaaaataatttaatcaaacaattttatataactcgACACATTTTTGAATAATCATTTCAGGCACATCATGTCTTAATCCTAACCAGTAGGTAATGTGATGCCTAGTTTCCAACACCTTAACTATCTAAGCTATCTCACTCTACCATACGCATACTCTTTGATCAAGTGCTGTGCATTTACAAATCAGTCTTTATCATATTCCGATCGaatcataaattatgttataatatgagGTATACCGTATATTTATTCACATTCACATTCCAGTAGTTTTATCGAAATATATCTTACCAGTGTGAACGTTCACAGCTCCCACAGATCTATGTTCTATTTAATACGACTGACGAGCGACATGATTCACTTTGACTTATTCACCATCAATAATATCTTCTTGGGCGTTACTGTGCGATGGTTCAGCACTTTGAGCTTCTGCTTCtgcaagaaaattatttattgctatttaaaattataaaaatattcgataactaatatttatttagcgtTGTATAAATTCGAAAGCGACTCCATGCTTTTATTTCCAGTTAGTCACATAACCTATACACTCACCAAGACTAAACTATTTTTGAAGCAACTGAAACAATGTGAAGTTtcaaattttgtaatgtaagcAAACtacaaacttttttataaagctcaaataaaataacttaacagaaagaaaatttaataagcataatcatataataaatgacCAAAAAATGTCAATGATTGCTGACTAATGTTATATGAGgtataaattagttaaaaaacaaACCTGCGATAGCTCTGTCTACTTTTTGTTTATCTCTGACGATGTAAATGGCAGTTATGAGGAAAAATATTCCCCCGATAACTTCTACGAAACAGGTAACAAACAGAGCGTATTGAAGAGCTTTAAATTGCACGATTTGGCTGGGCGCTTCAAATGGTAATGGAGATAGTGACTTTTTTAAACTCTCGGATATCTGAAATAGAAGAAAAAATCTAGTCATTGCATAATGATTGATATAATAAGTTTCATATGTTCAAATATGAAATACACACCACTCCTACTAAGTAAGGACTCCCAGCATCCCCGAACATATGTGATATCAATATCTGGAAAGCCTCGGCTGTCGATCTTCTAGGTGGTATAACCACATActgcaatgaaaaataaatataaatcaacaaaggtcataaaataagaattacagaaatataatgtaatttttattagaatGAACAATCAAGAACATTAATTTTACTCaacaaagaatttaaatttagcgGGAGTACATGTGCGCCATCTATGCAAAAGTTACAGAAACAAATAGGTACCTTGCAAATCGAATAACAACTTGTGCTTAGAATTTTATGCAATATCCAATAGATGTCGCTGTTTTGGAAAATATTGAAACCAGCCTTCATGCCACGGCATTGTTGGGAAATATTCCAATGAGATACTAAATCACGATTTCTTAAACTATTATAGTCCCCTCAAAAACctttatatatagtatgtacTCATGACTGACTGATTTCAATGGCATACAAAGCAAAAAGTATGAAAACATGCTAGCGACAAGGTGGCCTTAATGTATAACTTACTTGCGCTTAGCCTTGAAAAATAACAAAcctttcataattatttccaataaaattttaaataataatagatgaaTAGAATTTTAActgtttaaatttagtattttatataatactaagcGCGAATAAGTCtttgtactaaaataataagtgaCAACCCATGCAACGATTCaagcttattaaataaaacacttaaataaatcaaacactACTTTCTACAAAATGAATCTTTCGTAGCGACTACTCGATTGTCAAACTTTGAGAATTatctattgatttaaaaaaaaaaggtatatttaacaattaacaatAGTAACCTTAAAAGTTGTTCTACTAAATATCACATTActctttttttcatttgaagTGAATATCAATTTCATAGATTCGGTCATCATAATTAAACTCGTACCATCAAAAATCAAAGAGAAATCTCAAAGTGACCAAGGACGACCACGATCATAATCTTACCAGCGACATATCGGCCACGATGGCCCAGTTGAGATTCAAAGCGAGCTCCCCAATGAACATGAGCGCGAAGGGCGAGTAGAAGTAGGACTCGGTGAGCAGCAACGCGCCGGCCAAGGCGGGCGCGGACAGCAGCAGCCCCGTGCCGCAGATGACGGCGTGCGCGCGGCCCCAGCGCCGCACCAGCCACGCGCCCAGCCACGCGCCCAGCGGCACCCCCACCAGCCCCGACGCCATGGTCAGC belongs to Vanessa tameamea isolate UH-Manoa-2023 chromosome 13, ilVanTame1 primary haplotype, whole genome shotgun sequence and includes:
- the LOC113397869 gene encoding ovarian-specific serine/threonine-protein kinase Lok, with protein sequence MGDDLIHDSGNTQTQTQNSQVEWSQTNTPSFIPNIWGRLYLTKVSSSGKYCWKYTNTQQPEYYDLINPEFTLGRTLTCTFVVKKDIIKENIIKNVSKQHFIIKRDLSETLSPAIITDLSHNGTFINGVKIGKGNSRVLDDNDEIAITHQLVKIFLFKDLLKNEQDKVPKEISQKYYISRILGQGACGIVKLVYNKTACTKHAMKVIKKSRLTNGQLNHLNNPAKIMNEINIMKALRHPCIISTEEVFDSCDAVYIVLELMQGGELFDRITKLGKLPERLTKFLFRQMVLAVKYLHSQGITHRDLKPENVLLESKEEETIVKITDFGLSKFVGEDSFMKTMCGTPLYLAPEVLRGNGLNCYGPEVDVWSLGVILFVCLVGYLPFSSDYKEISLRDQILSGKYRFSHSHWQHVSLQAKLLMKKMLTVRVERRITLEQILNHAWMQDVDIIIRTERLLSQEALKEKVYLTQSSTNSDEENINIDNVTVLRLVATGKRALSDSYNSCEPIPKKLRVDHHPQIDNVNDTSSTNSCCSHD